A single region of the Nocardioides aurantiacus genome encodes:
- a CDS encoding MDR family MFS transporter: MTTTLDAGRTKRLVALLVGSAFVVILNETIMSVALPELMREFDVEATTAQWLTTAFLLTMAIVIPVTGFLLTRFPLRTVFVAAMGSFSAGTLVAALAPTFPLLVTGRVVQAVGTALMMPLLITTILNVVEPERRGRMMGTISIVISVAPAIGPTVSGLVLDSLSWRWMFWLVLPIALVALGLGASWVRNVTEPRRVPVDVVSVVLSALAFGGLIYGLSSIGESAAGEVPLAPWIPLALGAAALVAFVVRQLTLEDRALLDLRAFAVPSFSIAVALVAVSMMALFGTLILLPLFLQNVLGLTTLQTGLVLLPGGLAMGLLAPVVGRVFDRVGPRPLVAPGAAVTSAALWGMTTLDAASGRPAVIGLHVLMSVGLALMFTPLLTSALGSLPQQLYSHGSAIVSTLQQVAGAAGTALFITVMTRGIAAGTEAGTSVVDATADGIHTALTYGGAISAVAVLVALLVRRPSESQSQAAAPEPETEPESEPESGRAAVGAPR, from the coding sequence GTGACCACCACCCTCGACGCCGGCCGCACGAAGCGTCTCGTCGCCCTCCTCGTCGGCTCGGCCTTCGTCGTGATCCTCAACGAGACCATCATGAGCGTGGCCCTGCCCGAGCTGATGCGCGAGTTCGACGTGGAGGCGACCACGGCGCAGTGGCTGACCACGGCGTTCCTGCTGACGATGGCGATCGTCATCCCGGTCACCGGGTTCCTGCTGACCCGCTTCCCCCTGCGCACGGTGTTCGTGGCGGCGATGGGCTCCTTCAGTGCCGGCACCCTGGTGGCGGCGCTCGCCCCGACGTTCCCACTGCTCGTCACGGGCCGGGTGGTGCAGGCGGTCGGTACGGCGCTGATGATGCCGCTGCTGATCACCACGATCCTCAACGTCGTCGAACCGGAGCGCCGCGGCCGGATGATGGGCACGATCTCGATCGTCATCTCGGTGGCCCCCGCGATCGGGCCGACGGTGTCGGGCCTGGTGCTCGACTCCCTGTCGTGGCGCTGGATGTTCTGGCTGGTGCTGCCCATCGCCCTGGTCGCGCTGGGACTCGGTGCGAGCTGGGTGCGCAACGTGACCGAGCCGCGCCGCGTGCCGGTCGACGTCGTCTCGGTCGTCCTGTCGGCCCTCGCGTTCGGTGGCCTCATCTACGGCTTGAGCAGCATCGGCGAGAGCGCCGCCGGTGAGGTGCCGCTCGCCCCGTGGATCCCGCTGGCTCTCGGCGCCGCGGCCCTCGTCGCCTTCGTCGTCCGTCAGCTGACGCTGGAGGACCGGGCACTGCTCGACCTGCGCGCCTTCGCCGTCCCGTCGTTCTCCATCGCCGTGGCGCTGGTCGCGGTCAGCATGATGGCGTTGTTCGGCACCCTGATCCTCTTGCCGCTGTTCCTCCAGAACGTGCTCGGCCTCACCACGCTGCAGACCGGTCTCGTACTGCTGCCCGGCGGACTCGCCATGGGCCTCCTGGCACCTGTCGTCGGACGCGTCTTCGACCGCGTCGGCCCCCGGCCGCTCGTCGCCCCCGGCGCCGCTGTCACCAGCGCAGCCCTGTGGGGCATGACGACCCTGGACGCCGCGTCGGGCCGTCCGGCGGTCATCGGGCTGCACGTGCTGATGAGCGTCGGCCTGGCACTGATGTTCACGCCGCTGCTGACCTCGGCGCTGGGCTCGCTCCCGCAGCAGCTCTACTCGCACGGCAGCGCGATCGTCTCGACGCTCCAGCAGGTCGCCGGTGCCGCCGGCACCGCCCTCTTCATCACGGTGATGACCCGTGGCATCGCTGCCGGCACCGAGGCCGGCACGTCGGTGGTCGACGCGACCGCCGACGGCATCCACACCGCACTGACGTACGGCGGAGCCATCTCGGCCGTGGCGGTCCTCGTCGCCCTCCTCGTACGACGCCCGTCGGAGTCGCAGTCCCAGGCAGCGGCGCCCGAGCCCGAGACGGAGCCCGAGTCCGAGCCCGAGTCGGGCAGGGCCGCGGTCGGCGCCCCTCGCTGA
- a CDS encoding saccharopine dehydrogenase, translating to MRPVHVWIRSESRGTERRAPVVPADVPLLLDAGFEVTVEESPQRIFAIDEYAAAGAAVAGEGTWTDAPHDAYVLGIKELPDEPASLHHRHIYFAHAFKGQQDAQRTLERFRRGGGRLLDIEYLTDTDGRRVVAFGYWAGYVGAALGVLQLTGALVAPLGPMPKRELDAQLEHAGRSGAELLLALVTGGRGRSGRGAHGALVTAGVPVTRWDLRETRDLHKQALLGHDLLVNCVVTRTPTTPFLEQADLDHERRLRVLADVTCDVTGPTNMLPVNTEITTWDDPVRRLHGGSPAHGTPPLEVIAIDNLPSLLPREASEGFSADLTPHLLGLAQQNGPSDPWQAADRAFDEAVEELDVTGGS from the coding sequence ATGCGACCCGTCCATGTGTGGATCCGTTCCGAGTCTCGCGGCACCGAGCGGCGTGCGCCCGTCGTACCCGCCGATGTCCCGCTCCTGCTGGACGCCGGGTTCGAGGTGACGGTCGAGGAGTCGCCCCAGCGGATCTTCGCCATCGACGAGTACGCCGCGGCCGGGGCGGCCGTGGCGGGCGAGGGCACGTGGACCGACGCGCCGCACGACGCCTACGTGCTCGGGATCAAGGAGCTTCCCGACGAGCCGGCCTCGCTGCACCACCGGCACATCTACTTCGCGCACGCGTTCAAGGGTCAGCAGGACGCCCAGCGCACCCTGGAGCGGTTCCGCCGCGGCGGTGGACGGCTGCTCGACATCGAGTACCTCACGGACACGGACGGCAGGCGGGTCGTCGCGTTCGGGTACTGGGCCGGCTACGTCGGTGCCGCACTCGGCGTCCTGCAGCTGACCGGCGCGCTGGTCGCGCCGCTCGGTCCGATGCCCAAGCGCGAGCTCGACGCGCAGCTGGAGCACGCGGGGAGGTCGGGCGCCGAGCTCCTGCTCGCGCTCGTGACCGGGGGCCGCGGGCGCTCCGGTCGTGGTGCCCACGGTGCGCTCGTGACGGCCGGTGTGCCGGTCACCCGGTGGGACCTGCGCGAGACCCGGGACCTGCACAAGCAGGCGCTCCTCGGCCACGACCTGCTGGTGAACTGCGTGGTGACGCGCACCCCCACGACGCCGTTCCTGGAACAGGCAGACCTCGACCACGAGCGCCGGCTCCGGGTCCTCGCGGACGTGACCTGCGACGTCACCGGGCCCACCAACATGCTCCCGGTGAACACCGAGATCACCACCTGGGACGACCCGGTCAGGCGACTGCACGGCGGCAGTCCCGCGCACGGGACCCCACCGCTGGAGGTCATCGCCATCGACAACCTGCCGTCACTGCTGCCGCGCGAGGCCAGCGAGGGGTTCAGTGCCGACCTGACCCCGCACCTGCTCGGGCTGGCCCAGCAGAACGGCCCGTCGGACCCGTGGCAGGCGGCCGACCGCGCCTTCGACGAGGCAGTCGAGGAGCTCGACGTCACGGGAGGCTCGTAG
- a CDS encoding TetR family transcriptional regulator has protein sequence MSETALRERRRRQTEREIGDAALELFESRGVDGTTVDDIARAAGISPRTFFRYFPSKERAALVPHVDLDERVEALLQQLVPSRPLLDQLEEVWRAVMRDFDNGRSESGRLLLRVRRLMQHEPALRLAAVGYDEERTDALVARLRDLVGAEDDLAPRVAVEAAGVAVRVALDRWADSRETSRTTDLLETYAETCRLLRGTIAP, from the coding sequence GTGTCCGAGACCGCCCTCCGCGAGCGCCGACGCCGGCAGACCGAGCGCGAGATCGGCGACGCCGCGCTGGAGCTGTTCGAGAGCCGGGGCGTCGATGGCACGACCGTCGACGACATCGCGCGCGCGGCGGGGATCTCGCCGAGGACGTTCTTCCGCTACTTCCCGAGCAAGGAGCGCGCTGCTCTGGTGCCGCACGTCGACCTCGACGAGCGGGTCGAGGCGCTCCTCCAGCAGCTGGTCCCGTCGCGTCCTCTGCTCGACCAGCTCGAGGAGGTGTGGCGCGCGGTCATGCGGGACTTCGACAACGGGCGCAGCGAGTCGGGTCGGTTGCTGCTGCGCGTACGCCGTCTGATGCAGCACGAGCCGGCCCTGCGCCTGGCCGCGGTCGGCTACGACGAGGAGCGCACCGACGCCCTCGTCGCCCGGCTCCGCGACCTCGTCGGCGCCGAGGACGACCTGGCGCCACGGGTCGCGGTCGAGGCAGCCGGCGTCGCGGTGCGCGTGGCCCTCGACCGGTGGGCCGACTCGCGCGAGACCAGTCGCACGACCGACCTGCTGGAGACGTACGCCGAGACCTGCCGCCTGCTCCGCGGCACCATCGCGCCGTGA
- a CDS encoding aldo/keto reductase → MTIPTVTLNNGIEMPTLGFGVYAVSPEETERVVTDALAAGYRHLDTASAYENEAAVGRAIAASGIPRDELFVTTKLWISDAGEEPARRAFGRSLERLGLDRLDLYLIHQPYGDYYGSWRAMEKLYAEGATRAIGVSNFHPDRLVDLDDQNEITPAVDQVETHPFFQRTVDHQVMAERGVQHESWGPLGQGRSDLFTDPVLTGIAASHEKTVAQVVLRWLLQRDIVVIPKSARPERMRENLDVFDFALTDEEMARITTLDTGASTAFDHRDPAGVAFLGNVRFDT, encoded by the coding sequence CTGACGATCCCCACCGTCACCCTGAACAACGGCATCGAGATGCCGACCCTCGGGTTCGGCGTCTACGCCGTGTCCCCCGAGGAGACCGAGCGCGTCGTCACCGACGCCCTCGCTGCCGGCTACCGCCACCTCGACACCGCATCTGCCTACGAGAACGAGGCCGCTGTCGGCCGCGCCATCGCTGCCAGCGGGATCCCCCGCGACGAGCTGTTCGTCACCACCAAGCTGTGGATCTCCGACGCCGGCGAGGAGCCCGCGCGACGCGCTTTCGGCCGGTCGCTCGAGCGGCTGGGACTGGACCGCCTCGACCTCTACCTGATCCACCAGCCGTACGGCGACTACTACGGCTCGTGGCGTGCCATGGAAAAGCTGTACGCCGAGGGCGCGACCCGTGCCATCGGGGTCTCGAACTTCCACCCCGACCGGCTCGTCGACCTCGACGACCAGAACGAGATCACCCCCGCGGTCGACCAGGTCGAGACCCACCCGTTCTTCCAGCGCACCGTCGACCACCAGGTGATGGCCGAGCGCGGCGTGCAGCACGAGTCCTGGGGGCCCCTCGGCCAGGGTCGGAGCGACCTGTTCACCGACCCCGTGCTGACCGGGATCGCCGCCTCGCACGAGAAGACCGTCGCGCAGGTCGTCCTGCGCTGGCTGCTCCAGCGCGACATTGTCGTGATCCCCAAGTCGGCTCGTCCCGAGCGCATGCGCGAGAACCTCGACGTCTTCGACTTCGCGCTGACCGACGAGGAGATGGCACGCATCACCACGCTGGACACCGGCGCCAGCACGGCGTTCGACCACCGTGACCCGGCCGGTGTCGCCTTTCTGGGCAACGTCCGCTTCGACACCTGA
- a CDS encoding nuclear transport factor 2 family protein, producing MIHELAEVYRQYLDEVAWITRSGAWGTYADLFGEDAVFHRSGFRDVRGRESIRAMILTETTTLPGSLIERTDVLWHALDLRRGLVVQEMRHVARDPGDGSHHQALATSVLRLGADGLWARLDVVHSPEAYRSMYRKWALAAHRSGRDDEAHRVRELLEVAHPVV from the coding sequence GTGATCCACGAGCTGGCTGAGGTCTATCGGCAGTACCTGGATGAGGTTGCCTGGATCACGCGTTCGGGCGCGTGGGGGACTTACGCCGACCTCTTCGGCGAGGACGCGGTCTTCCACCGTTCCGGGTTCCGCGATGTTCGCGGGCGGGAGTCGATCAGGGCGATGATCCTGACGGAGACGACCACGCTGCCGGGGTCGTTGATCGAGCGCACCGACGTGCTGTGGCACGCGCTCGACCTGCGTCGCGGGCTGGTGGTGCAGGAGATGCGGCACGTCGCCAGAGATCCTGGGGACGGCTCTCATCACCAGGCCCTGGCCACGAGCGTGCTGCGCCTCGGCGCCGACGGACTGTGGGCGCGGCTTGACGTCGTGCACAGCCCTGAGGCGTACCGCTCGATGTACCGGAAGTGGGCGCTCGCTGCTCACCGGAGCGGCCGAGACGACGAGGCGCACCGGGTGAGGGAGCTGCTCGAGGTCGCCCACCCCGTCGTCTGA
- a CDS encoding AzlD domain-containing protein, with the protein MTLTYTQVWVLILGCAALTALIKAFGPVLLGGRELPTWFTRVIVLMAPTLLCALVVTSVLASGRSWSVGAHTVGVAVAGVMLWRRWPLVLCVVVAVVVTAGLRAI; encoded by the coding sequence GTGACGCTGACCTACACCCAGGTCTGGGTCCTCATCCTCGGCTGCGCGGCGCTCACCGCGCTCATCAAGGCCTTCGGCCCGGTGCTCCTCGGCGGCCGGGAGCTGCCGACGTGGTTCACCCGCGTGATCGTGCTGATGGCGCCGACGCTGCTGTGCGCCCTGGTCGTCACCTCGGTGCTCGCCAGCGGGCGCTCCTGGTCGGTGGGTGCCCACACCGTCGGCGTCGCCGTGGCCGGCGTGATGCTCTGGCGGCGATGGCCGCTGGTGCTGTGCGTCGTCGTGGCGGTGGTCGTCACCGCCGGGCTGCGGGCGATCTGA
- a CDS encoding sugar O-acetyltransferase — protein sequence MGEQADRLARGDWYLDDAELQRRRRDCWIELDCFNTAPAEDDATRARVLSGLLRFVGEGASVVPRFQCSYGSNISIGRHAFVNGNSFFMDDAPITVADHARIGPGVQLMTALHPVDEHQRRREGWERAAPITIGANVWLGAAVTVCPGVTIGRNSVVGAGSVVLNDIPDHAVAVGSPAKVIRATPPDDGCR from the coding sequence ATGGGAGAACAGGCGGACCGGTTGGCGAGGGGCGATTGGTACCTCGACGATGCGGAGCTGCAGCGGCGGCGTCGCGACTGCTGGATCGAGCTCGACTGCTTCAACACTGCTCCCGCCGAGGACGACGCCACCCGCGCCCGGGTGCTGTCCGGGCTCCTGCGTTTCGTCGGTGAGGGAGCCTCGGTGGTGCCCCGGTTCCAGTGCAGCTACGGGAGCAACATCTCGATCGGCCGGCACGCCTTCGTGAACGGCAACTCGTTCTTCATGGACGACGCGCCCATCACCGTTGCCGACCACGCGAGGATCGGACCGGGGGTGCAGCTCATGACGGCACTCCACCCGGTCGACGAGCACCAACGCCGTCGAGAGGGGTGGGAACGAGCGGCGCCGATCACGATCGGAGCCAACGTGTGGCTCGGCGCGGCGGTGACGGTCTGCCCCGGGGTCACCATCGGCCGCAACTCCGTCGTCGGCGCTGGCAGCGTCGTCCTGAACGACATTCCCGATCACGCAGTCGCGGTCGGGTCACCTGCGAAGGTCATCCGCGCGACCCCTCCCGACGACGGCTGTCGTTGA
- a CDS encoding aldo/keto reductase encodes MSSPVPTYDLNNGVQMPALGFGVFQDDPDQTLAAVGAALDVGYRHVDTAAGYGNERQVGEAIRRSGLERSEVFVETKVWVSDYGYEATLHAFDKSARKLGMQQIDLLILHQPAPREFDRTLEAYRALERLLADGRVRAIGVSNFMPDHLARLLDERTVVPAVNQVEVHPYFQQPDVLAANAANGVLTQAWSPIGGITFYAGFGDQRRSTLSDPVIADIAREHDKTPAQVMLRWHLERGRQVIPKSVTPSRIAENLDVVDFTLTDAQLQAIDALDTGVRGGPDPAEITSQSFGGITIPEA; translated from the coding sequence ATGTCGTCGCCCGTCCCCACCTACGACCTCAACAACGGCGTGCAGATGCCTGCACTCGGCTTCGGTGTCTTCCAGGACGATCCCGACCAGACGCTCGCCGCGGTGGGCGCGGCGCTGGACGTCGGCTACCGGCACGTCGACACCGCCGCCGGCTACGGCAACGAGCGGCAGGTGGGCGAAGCGATCCGCCGGTCGGGCCTGGAGCGGTCCGAGGTGTTCGTCGAGACCAAGGTGTGGGTCAGCGACTACGGCTATGAGGCGACGTTGCACGCGTTCGACAAGAGCGCCCGCAAGCTGGGCATGCAGCAGATCGACCTGCTGATCCTGCACCAGCCCGCACCCCGGGAGTTCGACCGCACGCTGGAGGCCTACCGGGCGCTCGAGCGGCTGCTGGCCGACGGCCGGGTCCGCGCCATCGGTGTCAGCAACTTCATGCCCGACCACCTCGCCCGGCTGCTCGACGAGCGGACGGTCGTGCCGGCGGTCAACCAGGTCGAGGTGCACCCCTACTTCCAGCAGCCCGACGTGCTCGCGGCCAACGCGGCGAACGGGGTCCTGACCCAGGCGTGGTCGCCCATCGGGGGCATCACGTTCTACGCCGGGTTCGGCGACCAGCGCCGGAGCACCCTGTCCGACCCCGTGATCGCCGACATCGCCCGCGAGCACGACAAGACCCCCGCCCAGGTGATGCTGCGCTGGCACCTCGAGCGCGGACGCCAGGTCATCCCCAAGTCCGTCACGCCGTCCCGCATCGCCGAGAACCTCGACGTCGTCGACTTCACCCTCACCGACGCGCAGCTCCAGGCCATCGACGCACTGGACACCGGCGTACGAGGCGGACCGGACCCGGCCGAGATCACCAGCCAGAGCTTCGGCGGCATCACCATCCCCGAGGCCTGA
- a CDS encoding AzlC family ABC transporter permease: MTVAGDEGARTAFRRGLRLGVPFAVVGFLLSLSFGVLARQAGFSVGQAVVTSVIVFAGSAQFAMLSVITVGGGIPAALTAASLMNTRFLAMGVALAPSLPGGPWKRAAQGQTVVDSSWALANRGDGTFDRWLLFGTTVPQYLTWTLGSVVGATFGSALGDTHRFGLDAIYPVFFLSLLITELRDPTSRRAAAGGGLLALALVPISPPGIPILAASTVALIGLMRRPA; the protein is encoded by the coding sequence GTGACGGTGGCCGGGGACGAGGGAGCGCGCACGGCGTTCCGTCGTGGCCTCCGGCTGGGGGTCCCGTTCGCGGTGGTCGGCTTCCTGCTCAGCCTGTCCTTCGGCGTCCTGGCCCGGCAGGCCGGCTTCAGCGTCGGGCAGGCCGTCGTCACCTCGGTGATCGTCTTCGCCGGGTCGGCCCAGTTCGCGATGCTCTCGGTGATCACCGTCGGTGGGGGGATCCCGGCCGCGCTGACCGCGGCGAGCCTGATGAACACCCGCTTCCTGGCGATGGGCGTCGCGCTGGCGCCGTCGTTGCCGGGCGGCCCGTGGAAGCGGGCGGCGCAGGGCCAGACCGTCGTCGACTCCTCGTGGGCGCTGGCCAACCGCGGCGACGGCACCTTCGACCGGTGGCTGCTCTTCGGCACGACGGTCCCGCAGTACCTCACCTGGACGCTCGGGTCGGTCGTGGGCGCGACCTTCGGCAGCGCCCTGGGTGACACCCACCGGTTCGGGCTCGACGCGATCTACCCGGTGTTCTTCCTCTCGCTGCTGATCACCGAGCTCCGGGACCCGACGTCGCGCCGGGCGGCGGCGGGCGGCGGCCTGCTCGCCCTCGCGCTGGTGCCGATCAGTCCTCCGGGCATCCCCATCCTGGCCGCCAGCACCGTGGCGCTCATCGGCCTGATGAGGCGGCCGGCGTGA
- a CDS encoding MsnO8 family LLM class oxidoreductase, with protein sequence MEVSLLDRSRTRVHVTDAAALRGSVDRAVHAERVGYTRFWVAEHHAVPGIASGSPAVLLAAVGARTSRIRIGAGGVMLPLHQPLVVAEQFLALEALHPGRVDLGLGRSVGFTEPVRRALRRDLDAVETFADDLVELRDHLGGRAEVTARPASERMVPMHVLATRRGVGLAAELGLPVVVGGPLLGTDELSRALDRYRRDFQPYDASSPHVTISLDVLVADDDESARRLALPEAWAMARSRQTGEFPPLEPVEEIEAAPRSAQVDRRVESWLGSAVTGAPATVRRRLEQLVASTGADEVMSSASTYDREALFASDAMLLDLVAEPPDQTVVPRPTPQDRATSLP encoded by the coding sequence GTGGAGGTCTCGCTGCTCGACCGGTCGAGGACGCGTGTGCACGTCACGGACGCCGCGGCGTTGCGCGGGTCGGTGGATCGGGCGGTGCACGCGGAACGGGTCGGCTACACCAGGTTCTGGGTGGCCGAGCACCACGCCGTGCCGGGCATCGCGTCCGGGTCGCCGGCGGTCCTCCTCGCCGCCGTCGGCGCGCGGACCTCGCGGATCCGGATCGGTGCGGGCGGCGTCATGCTCCCGCTCCACCAGCCGCTCGTCGTCGCCGAGCAGTTCCTCGCCCTCGAGGCCCTCCACCCGGGTCGGGTGGACCTCGGTCTCGGGCGATCGGTCGGGTTCACCGAGCCCGTCCGCCGTGCCCTGCGCCGCGACCTCGATGCCGTCGAGACCTTCGCCGACGACCTGGTCGAGCTGCGCGACCACCTCGGCGGCAGGGCCGAGGTGACGGCCCGCCCCGCCTCGGAGCGGATGGTCCCGATGCACGTCCTCGCCACCCGTCGCGGTGTCGGGCTCGCGGCAGAGCTCGGCCTCCCCGTGGTGGTCGGCGGGCCGCTGCTCGGCACCGACGAGCTCAGCCGGGCGCTCGACCGGTACCGCCGCGACTTCCAGCCGTACGACGCCAGCTCGCCGCACGTGACGATCTCGCTGGACGTCCTGGTGGCCGACGACGACGAGTCGGCTCGTCGGCTGGCGCTGCCCGAGGCGTGGGCGATGGCACGGTCACGGCAGACGGGTGAGTTCCCCCCGCTCGAGCCCGTCGAGGAGATCGAGGCCGCCCCGCGATCGGCGCAGGTGGATCGACGGGTCGAGAGCTGGCTGGGCTCGGCCGTCACGGGAGCTCCCGCCACCGTGCGGCGTCGCCTCGAGCAGCTGGTCGCCTCGACGGGGGCGGACGAGGTGATGTCGAGTGCCTCCACGTACGACCGCGAGGCGCTGTTCGCCTCCGACGCGATGCTGCTCGACCTCGTCGCCGAGCCCCCGGACCAGACGGTCGTGCCTCGGCCCACGCCCCAGGATCGTGCTACGAGCCTCCCGTGA
- a CDS encoding PQQ-dependent sugar dehydrogenase has product MTRRRRTRPALLAGLAASAALVAGCSSGSGSGSGDPLDGGRTAAGAQTDASTSGEDRPFEVEEVDRFDQPWAMTFLPGSGDLLVTERDGVLHLRDQDSGERVEVDGVPEVVDAGQGGLGDVVTGPSYAEDGTVYLSWVEAGDGGTSGAVVGRARLVTDGEPRLDGLEVIWRQSPTIDGDGHFSHRIAVAPDGRHLFVSSGDRQQFDPAQDTSNNLGSIVRLTLDGEPAPGNPLADQGGLSAEIWSWGHRNPLGLEFAPDGTLWSSEMGPRGGDELNRIEEGRNYGWPEASDGSNYDGSDIPDHADGDGFAAPVAWWDPSISPGSLMIYDGEQFPDWRGDAFLGALSGEALVRVDLAGRRAGEIEAWGMGQRVRAVEQGPDGSVWLLEDAGSGRLLRLTPTEG; this is encoded by the coding sequence GTGACCCGACGTCGCCGTACCCGGCCCGCCCTGCTCGCCGGCCTGGCCGCGAGCGCCGCCCTCGTCGCCGGCTGCTCCTCGGGCTCGGGATCGGGATCGGGTGACCCCCTCGACGGCGGTCGCACTGCGGCCGGCGCCCAGACCGACGCGTCCACGTCCGGGGAGGACCGGCCGTTCGAGGTCGAGGAGGTCGACCGGTTCGACCAGCCGTGGGCGATGACCTTCCTCCCCGGCTCGGGCGACCTGCTCGTCACCGAGCGCGACGGCGTGCTGCACCTGCGCGACCAGGACTCCGGCGAGCGGGTCGAGGTCGACGGCGTGCCCGAGGTGGTCGACGCCGGGCAGGGCGGGCTCGGCGACGTCGTCACGGGCCCGTCGTACGCCGAGGACGGCACCGTCTACCTCAGCTGGGTCGAGGCCGGCGACGGCGGGACCTCGGGGGCCGTGGTGGGCCGCGCCCGTCTCGTCACCGACGGCGAGCCGCGGCTGGACGGCCTCGAGGTGATCTGGCGGCAGTCCCCCACGATCGACGGCGACGGCCACTTCTCGCACCGGATCGCGGTCGCCCCCGACGGCCGTCACCTCTTCGTCAGCTCGGGCGACCGACAGCAGTTCGACCCGGCCCAGGACACCAGCAACAACCTCGGCAGCATCGTGAGGCTGACCCTCGACGGCGAGCCCGCCCCGGGCAACCCGCTCGCCGACCAGGGCGGCCTCTCGGCCGAGATCTGGAGCTGGGGACACCGCAACCCCCTCGGCCTGGAGTTCGCCCCCGACGGGACGCTGTGGTCCTCGGAGATGGGACCCCGCGGCGGTGACGAGCTCAACCGCATCGAGGAGGGCCGCAACTACGGCTGGCCCGAGGCCTCCGACGGCAGCAACTACGACGGCAGCGACATCCCGGACCACGCCGACGGCGACGGCTTCGCCGCCCCCGTCGCCTGGTGGGACCCGAGCATCTCCCCCGGCAGCCTGATGATCTACGACGGCGAGCAGTTCCCCGACTGGCGCGGCGACGCGTTCCTCGGCGCCCTGTCAGGCGAGGCCCTCGTCCGCGTCGACCTCGCGGGCCGACGCGCCGGCGAGATCGAGGCGTGGGGCATGGGCCAGCGCGTCCGAGCCGTCGAGCAGGGCCCGGACGGGTCGGTCTGGCTGCTGGAGGACGCCGGCTCCGGGCGGCTCCTCCGGCTCACCCCGACCGAGGGCTGA